GCCACCGCGTTGGCGTCGGGGTAGTTGTCGTCGAGGTACTGCTGGACCGAGACCAGCAGGCCGTCGATCTGCTTCTCGTCCTCGACCTGGACGAGGAACTGCACGAAGGCGCGGTTCTCGCGCTCCGGCGTGTAGACGAGGAGGAAGCGCAGGCCGCCGCCGCCGACGAAGCTCGAGACGTGCTCGACGCCGGGCTGGGCGAGGATGAACTGCTCGACCTGCTCGGCGAAGCGTTCCGAGTCCAGGATGTGCGAGCCGGCCGGCAGGAAGGTGTCGACCAGGAACTGCGGTCGCGTCGCCGGCGGGAAGAAGTTCTGCGGCACCTTGCCGAAGCCGTAGATCGCGGCGACGAAGGAGACCAGGAGCAGCGGCAGGACCAGCCAGCGGCGGCGCAGCGCCGCCACCAGCAGGCGGCGATAGCCCTGGAAGAAGGCGCCCGCGTAGGGGTCGCGGCGCTCGCCGGTGAGCGGCTTGAACAGCGCGTAGCCGAGCAGCGGCGTCACCGTCACGGCCGCCACCCAGCTCAGGGTGAGCGAGATGAAGATGACCCAGAACAGGGAGTTGGTGTACTCGCCGGTATTGTCCTCGGACAGGCCGATGGCGGCGAAGGCGACGACAGCGATGGCGGTGGCGCCGAACAGCGGCCACTGGTTGTGGGCGACGGCGTCGCGGCAGACGGTGAGCTTGTCCCTGCCGCCTTCGATGCCGACCTTGATGCTCTCGGTGACGACGATGGCGTTGTCGGTCAGCATGCACAGGGCGATGATGAAGGCGCCGAGCGAGATGCGCTCGAGCAGGATGCCGCCCATCAGGTACATGATGGTGAACGTCGACAGGATGGTCAGGAACAGCACCAGGCCGACCGACAGGCCGGCGCGTATGCCCATGGCGATGAGCAGCACGACGAAGACGATCGTCACCGCCTTGACGAGGTTGAAGGCGAAGGCATTGGTCGCCACGTCGACCGCCTCGGGTTGGAAGTTGATCGCCTCGATCTCGACGCCGATCGGCTGCAGGGCGCGCAACGCGTCGAGCTTGGCGCGCACCGCCTCGCCCATGGTGACGACGTTGCCCCCACGCACCGTCGAGATGCCCAGGCCGATGGCGGGTCGGCCGTCGAAACGCAGCAGGCGGCGCGGCGGATCCTGTTCGCCGCGCTCGAGCGTCGCCACGTCGCCGAGCGTGAGCTGGGCGCCGGAGCCGCCGGCGCCGATCACCAGATTGAGCATGTCCTCCGGCGAGGTGAAGGCGCCCTGCGGATCGACCACCAGGTAGCTCTCGCCGACCCGCACCCGGCCGCCGTCGGCGGCGACGTTGCGCGCCTGCATCTGGCGGTAGATCACCTCCTCGTTGATGCCGAGCTGCGCCAGGCGCTGGCGCGACATCTCGAGGTAGATCACCTCCTGCGGCTCGGCGAAGAGATCGACCTTCTTGACGTCGCCCACCGTCTGCAGCTCGCGGCGCAAGAACTCGGCGTAGCGCCGCAGCTCCGCCTGGGTGAAGCCGTCGCCGGTGATGGCCAGGAAGATGCCGTAGACGTCGCCGAAGTCGTCGACCACCATCGAACGGCCGCGCGCCGCCGGCGGCAGCAGCGGCTGCACGTCGTTGATCTTGCGCCGCAGCTCGTCCCATACCTGCGGGATGGAGTCGGCGTGGAACTCGTCGCGGATGATGGCGCTGACCACCGAGCGGCCGCGCGTCGACTCCGACTCGACGCGCTTCAACTGCCCGAGCTGTTGCACCGCGCTCTCGATCGGGTTGGTGACCTCCTTGGCCACCTCGGCGGCGCTGGCGCCCGGATAGGGCGTGATGATCAGCGCCTCCTTGATCGTGAACTCGGGATCCTCGAGCCGGCCCATCGACAGGTAGGCGCCGATGCCGGCCAGGACCGCGATCGCCGCCGCGGTGGCGACGATGCGACTGTTGCGAACCGAGAATTCGCCGCTGTTCACGACGCCCGCGCTCCGAGCTCGTCACCGAGGTCGCGGACGGTCATGCCGTCGCGCAGGAAGCGCACGCCGGCGATGGCGATGCGGTCGCCCGGCTCCAGCCCTTCCACCACCTCGATCTGCGAGCCGGTGACGGCGCCGAGCCGGACCGGCCGGCGCTGGACGACGTTCTCGGCGCCGATCACCCAGGCCACCGCCTCGCCCTCCGGATCCTTGTAGATGGCGGACAGCGGCACCAGGATGGCGTCGCCGAGGATGCTGGCGCGGCGGTAGGTCAGGTGGACCGCCGCCGTCATGCCGGGCAGCACCGTGATGCCCGGCGGCACCTTCATGGCGACCCGCATGCGGTAGGTCTGCGTCGTCGGGTCGGCCTCCTGGGCGACCTCGCGGATGTGGACGGGGAACTGCACGCCGGGCGCGCCAGTGAGCTCGGCGGTCATCTGCAGGATGTCGGCCGATCGGATGTCGACCACCATCAGGGTCTCCGGCACGTCGACGGCGATGTCGATCTCGTCGACGTCCTGGAAGCGGACGATCGGCTGCTTGGCGCGCACGTTCTGGTTCGGCTCGACGAAGCGCTGGGCGATGACGCCGTCGTAGGGCGCCAGCAGGGTGCTGTCCTGCAGTTGGATGTTGGCGTCGACCACCTGCGCCTCCAGCCCGCGTACCTGCGCCTCGCTGGCGGCGATGTCCTCGGCGCGCCCGGTGGCGCTCTGCTCGAGCAACTGGCGGGCGGCGGCGTGCTCCTCCTGGGCCACCAGATAGGCGGTGCGGACAGTATCGAACTCCTGGCGCGAGATGGCGCCCGAGCTGAGCAACTGCTGGAAGCGGCTGAACTCGGTGCGGGCGTTGGTCAGCCGCGCCGCGGCGGCGCGCACCTGCGCCTCGAGGCGACGCCGCTCCTCGGGCCGCTCGCCGGCGACCAGCCGATCGAGCGCCGCTCGCGCCTGGTCGAGCTGGCTCTGTCGCGCCGTGAGCTGCGTCTGGAACTCGTCCTGGCGGAGCTGCGCGATCAGCTCCCCCTGCTTGACCGCCTGCCCCTCGCGCACCGGGAGCTGGGCGATGATCCCGGGCACCTGGAAGGCGAGCTCGACGCGCCGCGATGCCTCGACCGTGCCCGGCAGCAGCCGCTCACGGGCTGCGCCGCCGGCGGTGACGAGGCTGGTCTTGACCGGCCGCACGGGCTCGGCGACCGGCTTCGCCGGCTGTGTGCAACCAGCCGTCAGCGCCAGGATCCAGGTGACGGCCGCCGCGCGGGATGTCCATCTGCTCATCGTCCACCCTTCCGCGCTGGTGCCTTACTGAACGGGTAGTTGGAGGGCAAGCCACGGCGGGCGACGGCGTGCCGGCCGGCGGCATCGCCGCGCTCCCGACAAGGAGGAATTCCGGACGCGGCGCGCGGCCGCATCTCGGCGATGGGCGGAGTCGGCCCGGACGGCCCGCATGGCCCCCCTTGCGGTGCCGGCGCTGACGGACGATGGTGCGGCGAGTCGTGAGAAAGGTGGAGCAGGAGGCAAGCCGCTGTCGCTCTGCCGGACAGCCGCACGGATCCTCCTCTGATGCTCCCGCCCGCTGCGGCCGCCGCCTTCCCCGTCGTTCCGTGCTCTCGCGCCTGGCAGGCGGCGTCGGCTGGATGATGAGATCCGCGAGTCCTCGCCGTGCGCTGGCGAGCACCGCCGGACGCCTGGACGGCTGATGGCGCTGCTCCGGAAACGGACGTCGCTGCCCACGCGCCTGCTGGTGTGGAGCATCCCCAAGCTCTTCTTCGGATGCTCCCACCTGCTCTTCCGCTCGTGCCGCATCACCTATCTCGGCAAGGAGCACGAGGACGAATTCCTCCGCCGGGGCGAACCGATCTGCTTCGCCGGCCTGCATCAGGGGATGCTCTACCTGCCGTTCCACTTCCGCGACCGCGACGGCGTGGTGATGGTCAGCGCCAGCCGCGACGGCGACCTGATCTCGCGCACCATGGGCATGTTCGGCCTGCGCAGTGCCCGCGGATCGACCCGGCACGGCGGCGCCGAGGCGCTGCAGGCGATGATCCGCGAGGTGAACGACGCGCGCTGCAGCGCCGGGGTGATCGTCGACGGTCCGCGCGGTCCGGCGGGGATCGCCAAGCGCGGGGCCATTCTGCTGGCCCGCGCCACCGGCCTGCCGATCGTGCCCGGCACCTGGTGGGCGACGCCGCACCTCGAGTTCGGCTCCTGGGATCGCACCATCGTGCCGTTGCCCTTCGCGCGCATGGTGTTCGCCTTCGAGCCGGCGCTCCACGTCGCGCCCGACGCCGACGACGCCGAGGTCGAGGCGCTGCGCATCGAGCTCACCGCCCGCCTCGAACGGGCCCGCGCCACCGCCCTCGCCGCCTGCGCCTGATCGACCCGCCGCCGCGGCCCGCCCTCCGTGGGCGCGTCGCAGCGCTCATCCGCTTGTCGGTCGCCCCGCTGCGGATGCCGCCAGCGCCGGCGCGCGGCGGATTGCCCGACATCCGGGACGGTGCGGTGGGCCGGGAGACGGCGGCGACTCAGCCGTTCGCCAGCGCGGGAGGTGTCACCCAGCCGCGGCGCACCGCCCAGGCGATGAGCGTCCCCCCGATCAACCCGACCACGTATCCATACGGCAGGCCGACGACGGCCGCCGCCACGACCAACGCGATCCACAGCGCGCCGCGGTCGGCGGCCACGTCGCGCACCAGGGTCATCAGCGTGACCCCCTCGAACAACAGCACCACGCCGAGAATCGGCATCGGGAACACGTGCACGACGTCCGCAAACCCGGGGGCGAAGATCAGCCCCAACAACAGGTACATCGTTCCGTAGAGGACCGGCGCGCCGCCGGTGCGCGCGCCGAACCCATAGAAGCCGACCAGCCCGCCGCAGCCGTGGCACACCGGGACGCCGCCGAACCACGGCGCGATCAGATTCATGACGCCGTAGGTGATGCCGATCTTGCGCACCGGAACGGCGCGATCGGGAAAGAGGTCTCTCGTCGTCTGGCTGGTCGCGATCACCGAGTTCCCGAGCGACAGCGGAATCTGCGGCAGGGCGAGCAGCAGGGCGCCGCGCAGGAGGTCGTCGGCGCTCGGCATCTGGACGATGGGCAGTCGCAGTCCGATGGCTCCCGCGAGCGCATGTCCCTCGAGCCGAAACACGCCCGCGTAGAGCACGCCCAGTCCCATCACGATCAGTGGCGCGGGCACCCGGCGTTGGCCGCGCAGCGCCAGCAGCAGCGCCACGGATGCCGCCGCGAGAACGTAGCCGCCCACGCCGTCGGCGCTGGCGTACTCCTTCAACGCCAGCGTCGCCAACGTGAGACCGAGTCCGAGTTGGATGCCGCGCACGACCTCCCTGGGGACGACACGCGTCAACCAGTCGAGGAGGCCGGTCACCGCCAGCACGAGCATCGCGCCCCCGACGACCAGCCCGCCGCCCGCGAGGATTCCCGGCGACAGGCGCTGCGCCAACATGATCGCCGCCATCGCCTTCAGCGGCTGCACCGGCATCGGGATGCCGTAGACGAGCCCGGTGGCGATCTGCAGGGCACCGAAGAGGATGCAGACGCTGGCCGGGTCGAGACCGCAGGTGGCGATGAGCGCGATCAGCAGCGGCAGATCGGTGCCGATGTCACCGAACGCCCCGGCCAGCTCGTGGCGGTCGAAACGCAGGCGGGGCGCCGGGCGGGTCGGAGCCATCACGGGCATCCTGTGCCACAGGGTCGCCCGCCAGAACAACGCCGAGGCGCGCCGCCGGTCCCGTGGCGCGCCCGCCCCCAATCCGTCGCGCGATCCGACGGGTTGACCGGCACCTCGGCCAGGATCGATCGCGAACGGATGCAACGCCCCACGTGCTCCGGTAAGGACGCCGGCATGGTCGAGATCGGGAAAACGACGGCCCTTTTCTTCCTCACCGCGGTGGCGGAGATCCTCGGATGCTACCTGCCGTTTCTGTGGCGTCGGCATGGCGCCCCGGCCTGGGTGCTGCTGCCGGCCGCCGGCTGCCTGGCACTGTTCACGTGGCTGTTGACGCTGCACCCGGCGGCGGCCGGTCGCACGTACGCCGCCTACGGGGGCGTCTACGTGGCGACCGCCGTCCTGTGGTTGGGCGTCATCGAGAGGCAGCGGCCGGACCAGTGGGACCTGGTCGGCAGCGGCGTCTGCCTGCTCGGTATGGGGATCATCTTCTTCGCCCCGCGCTGAGCGACTCCGGGGGCGCCCTCCTCACGGCACGAGGATCAGCTTGCCGCCGGCGATCAGCAGGACGACGGCGAGCACGCGCTCGATCACGGCGTGCGCCAGGTGTCGGCTGCCGAGCCATGCCCCCACGCTCCCGCCGACCATCGCCGCACCCGCCAGCGGGACGACGGACATGGGCAACGCGCGGGCGCTGCTCACGTTCCCGACCAGCGCCGCCAGCGAATTGACCAGGACGAAGAAGGCCGAGGCCGCGGCGGCCTGGCGGGGGGTCGCCCAACGCATGCCGAGCAGCAGCGGCGTGAAGAAAATCCCTCCGCCGGTCCCGGTCACTCCGGCGATCAGCCCGAGCAGCGCGCCGACGCCGATCGCCACCGCGCGCGTGGGCGGCCGCGCGGCGGTCGCGCTGGACGGCCGCAGCACGAAGGACAGCGCCGACACGAGCAGCAGACAGCCGACCAGCACGTTGAACACACGGCTCGGCAGGCTGACGGCGCCGCCGAGGATCGCCAGCGGGACCGAGAGCGCGGCGAACGGCCAGAACAGGCGCCACGCGAAGTGGCCGGCGCGATGGAACTGCACGGCGGCGATCAGCGCCACGACGGTGTTGAGGGCGAGCGCCGCCGGCTTGATGAACGAGGGCGCGAGTCCCACGAGCGACATCACCGCGATGTACCCCGACGCTCCCGCCTGGCCGACCGACGAGTACAGGACGGCGATCAGGAGGACGCCGAGGATCAACACCGCGAGGTGCTCCGGAAGCATTCCGTCGTGCCTACCCGCCCCCGAGCGCGCGGCGCAATCTCGACCTCCCCGAAGCGCCGCGAACCGACGGCGGGCCGACCCAACCCGCACCCAGCCTCGCGCGCCGCCGACCCACGGGCCGAAATCGAAGGACTGAGTCGATCGCGCGCAACGACCCTCGAGCCGCCGTCCGACGCCTGGGTCAGCGAGGGGCTGGCGACCCTAAGGATCGTGCTGGAAGGGAAGACGGAGTGGGCGACCCGCCGTCGCGCCGGATCGCAACGCCCGATCGTCCCGGAGCCGGTCCAGCCGGGCGTCGGGCGCCCCGATCACCGAGCCCGCTCCAGCCCGGACGCCCTGGCACTCCTGCACTCCTCGAACCGGATCCCGGTGAGGGCAGTTCCGCAATCGCCGCGGAAATTCTTGCCCGCCGGGTTGTCCGCGCCGCACTGCGGACATCGATTTCCGAGTGCAGCGCCGCATTCGCCGCAGAAGTTCTGCCCGGCGGGGCTGTCGCTGCTCCAGATGGTGCAAGTCGGCAGCGGGAACCTAGGCCGACGGCAAGACCTTCACAGTGAACGACACATGCCGCCGCAGCGCGGTGAAGTGCGCATCGCCGGTCACGAACAGGCTCGCAGTGTGGCGGGCCGTCAGTGCGAGCAGCAGGTCATTCTGCAGCCGCGCCAGTCCGATCGCCTCGTGATCAGGGAACACGCGCGGCAGCAGCCGACCGGTCTCGAGCCAGCAGGCGCGCCATGACGGTGGCTCCACGGGAACCAATGCGCGCACCAACCGCATCACGCTGCGCGTGCCCCGACCCGACACACCTCGCAGGAGCTCGCTCGCGACCACGGGCGACAGCCGCACCGGCGGGTTGCCGGCGGCTTCGAGGACCTGAGCGAGCGGGCGTGTCCCTCGGAGAATGTCGACGTGGATACTGGTGTCAAAGAAGGCGAGCATCGATGTCGGCGGCGCGCACGGTTCGTGCCGTATCGCGCAGCACTGCGTGCGAGTGGAGTCGTTCCTCCTCCTCTGCCAACAGGGTGTTGATGAGCTCCGACTGCGTCGCGGCCTTGCGGGCGCGCATCAGTTTGCGCAGCCGCGCCGCGGGGATGCGGACGGTGATTGCGCGACTGGCCATGGACCGTCTCCTTTCGTATGACAGGTTGAGTCAAATGTCATACACACCTGCGGCTCCCGCGGCAAGCAGCACGGCACCGTCTTTGAGAATCGGCCCTGGGCTTTGACCCGTTTCGGCGCCCAAACGCGACTCGGGACAGCGATCGGGACGCTCACAATGAGCGGTAGGTTGCGCGACGTCGGGTAGTGTCATCTCTCGACGCCGATCCCAGGGAGGACTCGGCCGATTCACAGGGGCTCTGCTTGTCAGGTGCGAGAGGAGGGCAGCCGCCCCATCCCATCCATGGGCGCCAGCGACATCTCCCGGGGGCATGGGGGCATGGGCCGTATTGGCATACGGCAGAGGCGCTGGTATCCATCGCCTGGTATCCATCGCCGCATGAGCGCAGCGCGCAAGGTAACCCTCCAGCTTCCGGCGGACTTGCTCGAGAAGGCGCAACGATCGAGCGGCAAGAACCTCACGGCCACCATCTGCGACGGCCTCAAGCTGGTGGCTGCCGGCCCGGCATTCGAGGGGCTCCGCAGGCTGCGGGGGAAAGTACGCTTCTCGATCGACCTGGACACCCTTCGGAAAGACCGACCATGATCGCCCTCGACTCGAGTGTGTTCGCCTTCCTCGCGGGCGCCACGGGACGCGATGCCGACCTCGTCGATCGATTGTTCGCCGCATACCTGCCCCCCGTGGTACTGACCGAGATGCTGAGCGACCCGAAACTACCGAAACAGGTGGCGGAGCTCCTCGTGCAGATCCCACGGCTGGAGTTGCTGCCTGGATACTGGGAGCGGGCTGGGGCCCTGCGCGCCAAGGTGCTCGGCCAGAAGCGACGGGCACGACTCGCCGACACCTTGATCGCCCAGAGCTGCATCGACCACGACGTCGGCCTGGTCACCAGGGATGCCGACTTCCGGCAGTTCGTGCGCGCCGGTGGTTTGCGGCTCGTCGGCGGCTCGCATCGCGTCGCGTAGGCTCGGCGGCCGCCACGCGCCCGGGCCCGGTGTCCACGCCGAGGTAGTGGATGCACTCAGCCCCGTGTTCCTGTTCATGGAACCGGATCAGATCACGCGCGCGGAAACCGCGATCACCGACCTGCTCGCCCATGTCCGAGAATTGATCGAGCGGCGCAGCCAGGCCCCCGCCGATGACCCGATGATGGCGCTGATTCGCGCCGGGCACGATGGCGATCGCCTCACTGACGCGGCGGCCCCGTGGGCAGAAATCGAGGACTGAGTCGATCGCGCACGGCTATCTTCGAGCCGCCGTCCGACGGGGAATGTCCCGGATCCTGTTGAACTGATTCTCTGAAAAAAGAGCGGCGGCTCCTTTCACCGTCCGGTAAGGACGGGGTCACCACAACCAAGAAAGGAAGCCGCCATGAAGAGAAGTCGCACAGGAGGATCCGCGGGGGAAGCCCGATCGACGGAGGCGCGTGCCATGGTGCAGGTGCCGCTGCCGCTGGTGACGGTGCTGGCCGACGCGAAGACCGCCTTCTTCGGACTGTGCCTGACGGCCGGGCAGCAGGTGTTCGAGGCGCTGATGGAGCAGGACCGCGAGCAGCTCTGCGGGCCGAAGCATCTGCCCAACCCCGCCCGCCGGGCGTACCGCAGCGGGAGCGCGCCGAGCGAGGTGGTGCTGGGCGGGCGGCGCATCGTGCTGCCGCGGCTGCGCGCCCGCAGCGTGGCGGGCGAGGAACTCGCGCTGCCGAGCTTCACCTACGCCAGTGCCCAGGATCCGCTCGACGCCCATACGCTGGAAGCGATCGCGGTCGGCGTCAGCACACGCCAGTATGCGCGCACGCTCGCCCCCCTGCCGGCCGAGCTGCCCGAGCGGGCCGTCTCCAAGAGCGCGGTGTCGCGCCGCTTCGTGGCGTTGACCACCGCGCAACTGACCACCTGGCTGGCCACGCCGCTGGACGGGCTCGACATCCGCATCGTCCTGATCGACGGGCTGCACTTCCGCGACCACGTGATCCTGCTGGCCGTCGGCGTTGATCCCCACGGCGGCAAGCACGTCTTGGCCCTGCGCGAGGGCACCACCGAGAACGCAGCGGTCTGCAAAGCGCTGCTCGCCGATGTGCGCCAGCGCGGGCTGGATCTCGACCGCCCGACGCTGTTCATCATCGACGGCGGCACCGGGCTGCGGAAGGCGATCCGGGAGAGCTGCGGCGCGCTCGGCGTGGTCCAGCGCTGTCAGGTCCACAAGACCCGCAACGTCTTGGAGCATCTGCCCGAGTCCGAGCGCCCGCGCCTGCGCCGGGCGCTCGCCGAGGCCTACGCGCTGCCCGACGCCGCCCTGGCCAAGCGGCGCCTCACCCAGCTCGCCGCCGGCCTCGAGCGAGCGCACCCCGGCGCGGCCGCCTCGTTGCGCGAAGGACTGGATGAGACGCTCACGCTGCCGGGCCTGGGCGTCAGCGGCGCGCTCTACCGCACGCTGCGCAGCGCCAATGCGATCGAGAACCTCAACGGCCTGGTCGGCCGCTTCATCCGCAACGTGCGCCGCTGGCGCGACGGCCACATGCTCGTTCGCTGGATCGCCGCCGGGCTGCACGAGGCGCGTCGCAGCTTCCGCCGCATCCGCGGCCACGCCGATCTCCCCGCCCTCATCCGGGCGCTCGATCGCTCGGCCCTCGACACCCGAAAGGAGGTCGCGTAGACGCCCATCGCTGGAGCCGCCGCTCAGGGCCTTTCAACAGGGAGCGGGACATCCCCGTCCGACGCCTGAGTCAGCAAGCGGCTGGAAGAGAAGACGGAGTGAGCGCCCTGCCGTCGCGCCGGATCACAAGGCCCGATCGTCCCGGAGCCGCTCCAGCCGGACGTCGGGCGCCCCGATCACCGAGCCCGCTCCAGCCTGGACGCCTCGGCCCTCCTCAGAGCCGGATCCCGAGGAGGAACCCGCTCCGGAGTCCGGTTCGAATGTATTGCGAAAGTGGAGGCGGGGGGAATTGAACCCCCGTCCGGAAGTGATTCACGTCAGCGTCTACGTGCGTAGCCTGGTGGTTTGATCTCGCCGTCTTGGCTCCCACCGGCAGGATCCGCGACGGCCAGCTCGTGAGTTTTCGTCCCCGGCCTACGAGCGTTGGCTGGAGCTTATCCCGAATTTATGACGTCTGGGTCCGGCCCTACGGGCGCGTGCCGGTCAGACGCTGGCGACCGTTAGGCAGCCAGAGCGAACGAATCGTCTGCGTTTAGTTTTCGCAGCCTGGGTTTTGGCGGGCCCCAAGTACCCGTTGCACGCAACTGCCGCTTCACGACCTCCGTCGAACCCAGATCGCCCCCTCAAGTAGGAACGTCGGACGCCAACGTAACCTCGCCAACCCACAGGGGCAAGCGGGCTCGCAAAGGTCCCGGGCGGCGCGCCCGAACAGCCCGTCAGCTCAGTGGAGCTCGCCGATGAGCGATGTCCGCATGTCGGTCATGAACGTGCTCATGGACTGGAGCGCGGCGGTCGGCCAGGGGCCGTCCTGGGCGAGGACGGAGAGCGCCATGATCAGCGCGCACTTGAGGACCTCCTCGGCGTCGTTGTGGCCGATGGCGCCCTCGAGAACGGTGCCGTGCACCTCTACCTCGAAATTGAAGCGTCCAGACTCGTCGGAAATGCAGCGGCGGCTCATGTGGTCTCCCCCAGCCCCGGGAATTGATGCGTAAGGGGTCGTTACCACGGTGGAATTTTTCCGGTTAGATGGGATTTTCCCTACGCGCCGTTAGGGTTTTCCCTAGGACCCCAACGCGGATTGTCGCGCCTGTTGGCACCCGCGCGTCGGATGTTGGCCGTCTTCCAACCCATCTCAGATGGGACCACAGCGGCCCGTCGAGGAATGGAGGAGGCATGCCCACACACCTGATCGCCGACAGCGTCGGACTCTTCACCTGCGAGATCGAGGTCTCTGGACCAGTCCTCACCGAGGCGCTGGAGCTCGACGGCGCCGACGAGATGCTGCACTCCGGGTTGACCGTGGTGCTGGCGGCGCTGGCGCAGGGACCGCCATGGCCGGAGCGGGTGCTCGACGCCTTCGCCGAGCTGATGGTGGCGATGCGCGACCACCTGGTCTCGGAGGGCCTGTCCTGACGGTCGAGCCCCGCCGGCGCTCCGGTGACCCACCCTCCCCCCTGGGGGTGCCGCACGGGGCAGGCGGGGCTCCCGCCCGGCGCGGCGGCGAGACGGCCGCTGGCCCCGGGGGAGGAAGCCGGCCGACGTGTGCCGCTATCAGACGTGTGCCGCTATCAGATGTTGATCGCGATCTGCGCCCCCAGCACCAGGGCGTTGGGGATGTCGCCGGTGCCGCCGGGTTCGATGACGTACTGGATGTCGGGCTGGAGCTGCAGCCACGGGGTGAGCTGGAGGATGTAGGACAGCTCGAGCACCATCTCGAAGTGTTGCAACGGCTCGCCGGCAGCGCGCTGCCCCTGGCGCAGGACGTTGGAGAACTCGCCGTACAGGAGGCCGAAGAGGACGTCGTCGTACGGCCGCGATGGAAGCGGGCCCCGGACGACGACGCCGGAATTGAAGAAGAACGGAAACGTGCTGACGTCGGCGTTCGGCGCGCCGACGAGCGACACGAACGGCAGCACGCCGCGCGGGTCCGGGGCGTCGGCGAAGCGCCACACCATCTGGTCGATGGCGCCGTAAATGCCGCCGTTGCCGTACTCGGTGTCCGACGGCAGGGTCGAACCCGCCGGCGCGTCGAGGCGACGGAATCGGCCGGTGTGGTAGAACCCGCCGATGGTGAGGTGACCGGGCAGCGCCTCTCGCACGTCGCCCAGGTGATCGTGGTAGCTCACTTCGGCCAGCACCATGACGCCGTCCGAGAAGTTGACCGCGAAGTTGCCGCCGTGCGCGGCGTTGGTGTCGAGGTCGTCGTTGTAGACGCCGACCTGCATCGTCAGGTGCTCGATCGGCCGGCCGCGGATGCGGACGCCGATGGTCGCGTCCGGATACTCGGTGAACGGCACGTTGAAGACCAGCGAGCCCGGGTTCCCGTCGATGCCGCTGGTCACGTACTGCCAGTAGAGCGGCGAGGTGGCGAAGTCGTCGCCCATCGACAGGTGGCCGGCCCGAATGCCCAGGCGGTCGTTGAAGAGCTGCTGCTCCCAGGCCACGGTGACGACCTGGGTGTACGGCCCGCAGCAGACCTGGGCGACGTTGAACACGTTGTGGATGTCCTCGTCCGAGAGGCTCTTGCCGGTGCGCTGCGACACCGCGAGGTGGAAGTGCGCCCCCGGGATGTGCACCAGCCGGTCGAGGTCGAAGAGGAAGTCGAGCCCGATGTTGTGGAAGTAGCGCACCTTGCGATCGACGCCGCCGGTCGCGTTGCCGAGGATGTCGGCGGTGTAGGTGAGCGCGACCTGCAGGCCGAGGTCGCTCAGCCGCTGCCGCCAGCCGAACCAGTTGCCGGTCAGATACTGCCCGGCCCACCAGCGC
This is a stretch of genomic DNA from bacterium. It encodes these proteins:
- a CDS encoding efflux RND transporter periplasmic adaptor subunit; the encoded protein is MSRWTSRAAAVTWILALTAGCTQPAKPVAEPVRPVKTSLVTAGGAARERLLPGTVEASRRVELAFQVPGIIAQLPVREGQAVKQGELIAQLRQDEFQTQLTARQSQLDQARAALDRLVAGERPEERRRLEAQVRAAAARLTNARTEFSRFQQLLSSGAISRQEFDTVRTAYLVAQEEHAAARQLLEQSATGRAEDIAASEAQVRGLEAQVVDANIQLQDSTLLAPYDGVIAQRFVEPNQNVRAKQPIVRFQDVDEIDIAVDVPETLMVVDIRSADILQMTAELTGAPGVQFPVHIREVAQEADPTTQTYRMRVAMKVPPGITVLPGMTAAVHLTYRRASILGDAILVPLSAIYKDPEGEAVAWVIGAENVVQRRPVRLGAVTGSQIEVVEGLEPGDRIAIAGVRFLRDGMTVRDLGDELGARAS
- a CDS encoding putative sulfate/molybdate transporter — translated: MPVMAPTRPAPRLRFDRHELAGAFGDIGTDLPLLIALIATCGLDPASVCILFGALQIATGLVYGIPMPVQPLKAMAAIMLAQRLSPGILAGGGLVVGGAMLVLAVTGLLDWLTRVVPREVVRGIQLGLGLTLATLALKEYASADGVGGYVLAAASVALLLALRGQRRVPAPLIVMGLGVLYAGVFRLEGHALAGAIGLRLPIVQMPSADDLLRGALLLALPQIPLSLGNSVIATSQTTRDLFPDRAVPVRKIGITYGVMNLIAPWFGGVPVCHGCGGLVGFYGFGARTGGAPVLYGTMYLLLGLIFAPGFADVVHVFPMPILGVVLLFEGVTLMTLVRDVAADRGALWIALVVAAAVVGLPYGYVVGLIGGTLIAWAVRRGWVTPPALANG
- a CDS encoding YnfA family protein; translation: MVEIGKTTALFFLTAVAEILGCYLPFLWRRHGAPAWVLLPAAGCLALFTWLLTLHPAAAGRTYAAYGGVYVATAVLWLGVIERQRPDQWDLVGSGVCLLGMGIIFFAPR
- a CDS encoding lysophospholipid acyltransferase family protein gives rise to the protein MALLRKRTSLPTRLLVWSIPKLFFGCSHLLFRSCRITYLGKEHEDEFLRRGEPICFAGLHQGMLYLPFHFRDRDGVVMVSASRDGDLISRTMGMFGLRSARGSTRHGGAEALQAMIREVNDARCSAGVIVDGPRGPAGIAKRGAILLARATGLPIVPGTWWATPHLEFGSWDRTIVPLPFARMVFAFEPALHVAPDADDAEVEALRIELTARLERARATALAACA
- a CDS encoding efflux RND transporter permease subunit, whose protein sequence is MNSGEFSVRNSRIVATAAAIAVLAGIGAYLSMGRLEDPEFTIKEALIITPYPGASAAEVAKEVTNPIESAVQQLGQLKRVESESTRGRSVVSAIIRDEFHADSIPQVWDELRRKINDVQPLLPPAARGRSMVVDDFGDVYGIFLAITGDGFTQAELRRYAEFLRRELQTVGDVKKVDLFAEPQEVIYLEMSRQRLAQLGINEEVIYRQMQARNVAADGGRVRVGESYLVVDPQGAFTSPEDMLNLVIGAGGSGAQLTLGDVATLERGEQDPPRRLLRFDGRPAIGLGISTVRGGNVVTMGEAVRAKLDALRALQPIGVEIEAINFQPEAVDVATNAFAFNLVKAVTIVFVVLLIAMGIRAGLSVGLVLFLTILSTFTIMYLMGGILLERISLGAFIIALCMLTDNAIVVTESIKVGIEGGRDKLTVCRDAVAHNQWPLFGATAIAVVAFAAIGLSEDNTGEYTNSLFWVIFISLTLSWVAAVTVTPLLGYALFKPLTGERRDPYAGAFFQGYRRLLVAALRRRWLVLPLLLVSFVAAIYGFGKVPQNFFPPATRPQFLVDTFLPAGSHILDSERFAEQVEQFILAQPGVEHVSSFVGGGGLRFLLVYTPERENRAFVQFLVQVEDEKQIDGLLVSVQQYLDDNYPDANAVAKKFLLGPGAGGRVQARFSGPDPAVLRQLADQAERIIVADGGAIGIRDDWREREKVIEPDLREVQARRNGLTRVEVAQALETGFEGRTVGFYREPGSSGGGVFPQESRLLPIVARPPENERRSVDALYSMQIWSPAAGRMIPLNQIISGIEMGWEDPVVMRRDRIPTITVHADPRAGLPSELFNRVRAPIEAIALPEGYRFEWGGEHEDSANARAALATSIPGVLLAMVFIVVCLFNSLRTTMIIVLTVPFAIIGVTIGMLLTGLPFGFMAMLGVLALGGEQIKNSVVLMEELYLEIGKGKAPYDAILDAGVARLRPVLLVAITTILGMIPLVTDAFFGAMAVTIMFGLAFACVLTMIVVPVLYAIIYNVQAPAPSGAAR